The following is a genomic window from Citrifermentans bemidjiense Bem.
ACGGACCCCGGCGAGGCGACCGTGGCGAGCCTCACGCCGTTTCGGCCGCTGCTGGGGTTGAACACCTTAGCTATGGCGCTGGCGGCGGCATAGTAGGAACCGGTGGTGGTCCCGGAGGAGATGGTGAGGGAGGGATACTGAAAGGCGGTGAGAGAACAGGGGACGGACAGGACGGTGACTGTCACAAGGAGCGCCATTAAGCGCGGGTAACGCCGGTGCCGGGTCATAGGCAACACCCTCCTGCCGTTCAATGTCAGATTAAATACACCTAACTGTTATAGCATCTTTTTCCTTCAAGTCAGTGCCTGCAGATAAAGTGAATCAGATTTACCGGCCACTCCGGTTGCGGCTCATCCACCAGATTGTAGTAAGCGATGACCAAGGCGATGAAGGCGATGAAAACGTAAAGCGTGATTCTGCTTCTGGACACTGGCTCCCTCCTGCAGCGGCCCACTAGCTGGGACCGGGACAATTCAAGACACAAGTCAAAATGCCGGGGAGCCTCTGACTGGAGGTTCCCCGGCATATTCAGTAACATCGGTAACGGCTGACTTCGACAAAGAGGAAAGCTACTTGCTCCCCCCCCCGAGGACCCTGTAGAGGGTAACCTGGTTGCTTAGCCGCACCAGGCGCGCCGTGATCAGGTTCTGCTGCGCCGCGTAAAGCGAGCGCTGGGCGTCGAGCACGTTCAGGTAGCTGTCGATCCCGGTCTGGTAGCGGGCCTGGGACAGGCGGAAGGTCTCGGCCGTGGCGCCGGTCAAGGAGTGCTGCGCCGAGACCTGCTCGTCGATGGTCCCCTGCTGCGCCAGGGCGTCGGCCACCTCGCGGAACGCGGTCTGGATCGCCTTTTCATACTGGGCCACCGCTATGTCGCGGTCCACCTGGGCCACCTGGAGGTTGGCCTTGTTGCGCCCCCCCTCGAAGATGGGGACGGTGATCCTGGGGGCGAAGCTCCAGGCGAAGTTCCCCGGCTTGAAGAGGCCGGTCAACTGGTCGCTGCCGAAACCGACGCTGGAGGTAAGAGTTATGCGCGGGAAGAACGCGGCCCGGGCCGCGCCTATGTTGGCGTTGGCCCCGCGCAGAAGGTACTCGGCCTGGAGGATGTCCGGCCGCGCAAGGAGCACGTCGGAGGGAAGCCCCGGGGCGAGGTCCTTGATCGGCGTCAGGTTTTCCGAGAGCGAGGCGGGGAGCAGATCGCTCCCGACGCTGGAACCGACCACCAGGTTCAGCGCGTTCATATCCTGCGCCACGAAGGTGGTGAAGCGGGCGATGTCCACGCGGGCCGCGTCGACGCTGGTCTGCGCCTGCTGCAGGTCGAGCGCGGAGGCGACCCCGGCCTGGAAGCGGCTGTTACTCAACTTGTACGACTCCTGCTGGTTGGCCAGGGTGTCCTTGGCGAGCTTCAACCGGTCGAGGTCGGAAGCCAGCGCCAGGTAAGCGGTCGCCACCTGGGAGACCAGGGTGATCTGCACGCTGCGGCGCGCCTGTTCGGTGGAGAGATATTCCTCCAGCGCCTGGTCCTTCAGGCTCCTCACCCGCCCGAAGAGGTCGAGTTCGTAGGAGCTGATACCCACCCCAACGTCGTACTGGTGCACCGTCCGACCATTCCCGTTGTTGGAGAGGTCGTCCGGGGTCCGCTGGACGCTGAGGCCGGCGTTGCCGTTAACCTGCGGCAGAAGGTCGGCCCGCTGGATCTGGTAAAGGGCGCGGAAGCGCTCCATGTTGAGCACGGCTACGCGCAGG
Proteins encoded in this region:
- the adeC gene encoding AdeC/AdeK/OprM family multidrug efflux complex outer membrane factor, whose translation is MTRLTARSLTLGALLFLAGCASMAPKYEKPAPPVPNAWPTGPSYKEGQAAKAEQKPLAEVPWQEFFLDPQLRKVIGIALNNNRDLRVAVLNMERFRALYQIQRADLLPQVNGNAGLSVQRTPDDLSNNGNGRTVHQYDVGVGISSYELDLFGRVRSLKDQALEEYLSTEQARRSVQITLVSQVATAYLALASDLDRLKLAKDTLANQQESYKLSNSRFQAGVASALDLQQAQTSVDAARVDIARFTTFVAQDMNALNLVVGSSVGSDLLPASLSENLTPIKDLAPGLPSDVLLARPDILQAEYLLRGANANIGAARAAFFPRITLTSSVGFGSDQLTGLFKPGNFAWSFAPRITVPIFEGGRNKANLQVAQVDRDIAVAQYEKAIQTAFREVADALAQQGTIDEQVSAQHSLTGATAETFRLSQARYQTGIDSYLNVLDAQRSLYAAQQNLITARLVRLSNQVTLYRVLGGGSK